A window of Procambarus clarkii isolate CNS0578487 chromosome 93, FALCON_Pclarkii_2.0, whole genome shotgun sequence genomic DNA:
CAGTAGCCAGGAGGCCGAGTCAGTAGCCAGGAGGCCGAGTCAGTATCCAGCCGGCCGAGTCAGTAGCCAGGAGGCCGAGTCAGTAGCCAGGAGGCCGAGTCAGTAGCCAGGAGGCCGAGTCAGCAGCCAGCCGGCCGAGTCAGTAGCCAGGAGGCCGAGTCAGTAGCCAGGAGGCCGAGTCAGTAGCCAGCCGGCCGAGTCAGCAGCCAGTGGGCCGAGTCAGCAGCCAGCCGGCCGAGTCAGCAGCCAGCAGGCTGAGTCAGCAGCCAGCAGGCCGAGTCAGCAGCCAGGAGGCTGAGTCAGCAGCCAGCAGGTCGAGTCAGTAGCCAGGAGGCCGAGCCAGCAGCCAGCCGGCCGAGTCAGTAGCCAGGAGGCCGAGTCAGTAGCCAGCAGGCCGAGTCAGTAGCCAGCAGGCCGAGTCAGTAGCCAGGAGGCCGAGTCAGTAGCCAGCAGGCCGAGTCAGTAGCCAGGAGGCCGAGTCAGCAGCCAGTGGGCCGAGTCAGCAGCCAGCCGGCCGAGTCAGCAGCCAGCAGGCTGAGTCAGCAGCCAGCAGGCCGAGTCAGCAGCCAGGAGGCTGAGTCAGCAGCCAGCAGGTCGAGTCAGTAGCCAGGAGGCCGAGTCAGCAGCCAGCCGGCCGAGTCAGTAGCCAGGAGGCCGAGTCAGTAGCCAGGAGGCCGAGTCAGTAGCCAGCAGGCCGAGTCAGTAGCCAGGAGGCCGAGTCAGTAGCCAGCAGGCCGAGTCAGTAGCCAGGAGGCCGAGTCAGCAGCCAGCCGGCCGAGTCAGCAGCCAGCCGGCCGAGTCAGCAGCCAGCAGGTCGAGTCAGCAGCCAGCAGGCCGAGTCAGCAGCCAGCAGGCCGAGTCAGCAGCCAGCAGGCCGAGTCAGCAGCCAGCAGGTCGAGTCAGCAGCCAGCGGACCGAGTCAGCAGCCAACGGACCGAGTCAGTAGCCAGGAGGCCGAGTCAGCAGCCAGTGGGCCGAGTCAGCAGCCAGCCGGCCGAGTCAGCAGCCAGCAGGCTGAGTCAGCAGCCAGCAGGCCGAGTCAGCAGCCAGGAGGCTGAGTCAGCAGCCAGCAGGTCGAGTCAGTAGCCAGGAGGCCGAGTCAGCAGCCGGCCGAGTCAGTAGCCAGGAGGCCGAGTCAGAGGCTGGCCCACGACAGCTTGGGTTGGACCAACCTTACGAAGGTCTCTCGAGGCTCGCCTCAACGCTAAATCAACCGCGGAAGTCAAAAAATCCTCCGGCATGACAAAGGCCAAGCGAGAGGGGCTACAGGCGCTGGGTACAGCGGTAGCTGGAATGTTTGCCTCACCTTGGGGGTTACAGGGACCTGGTTCCGGGGGGCGCGCCGCCCCCGCTAACAAGGCTGACGTAGGGTCAATGATAAGGAAGCTGGTCTTGTCTTGTACTGGTTCTAGACAGGTAAATGTCTCCAGGACCTCTTTAGTCCTATGAAATTACACAGATTGATATGTGACAAGGTGTACTTACCTATCTGTGGCTACGggaaagtgaggtctagctctataTGGTCCGGCTaactgcctttttttttttttacagggatattactgcggggacgctaagccccgaaatcatctcaagataacctcaagataagatacagtGTGATTTGATGTCTTCCTTTGCCACTAATTCCTTTTGTGCGCATTACCACGATGGTTACAGCTCGACATCTATTACATCAGCGTCTTGCTCGTCTTCCAGAGGTAGCCATGACCATAGCATAGTGGTCTAACTAGCACTTGTGAGAGGCAGGCGCGCCCCCTCTTCTGAACCAATGTTGTCCAAGAACATGATGTCATTCGAGGTATTCTATGATctcacttcttagcactctctcaacatCACCCCAGCAGAGCCAGCgacttcctcaccccccccccctcaatagaGTCAATGACATCAACCAAGGAACTCCAAggctttacctggttgatacctggttgatggggttctgggagttcttctactcccaaagcccggcccgaggccaggcttgacttgtgagagtttgatccaccagggtgttgcttggagcggcccgcaggcccacatatacctggttgatggggttctgggagttcttctactccccaagcccggcccgaggccaggcttgacttgtgagagtttgatccaccagggtgttgcttggagcggcccgcaggcccacatatacctggttgatggggttctgggagttcttctactccccaagcccggcccgaggccaggcttgacttgtgagagtttggtccaccagggtgttgcttggagcggcccgcaggcccacatatacctggttgatggggttctgggagttctcctactccccaagcccggcccgaggccaagcttgacttgtgagagtttgatccaccaggttTTCTATCCCCAGGTGAAACAATAATCCACAGACAACTATAGCCAAACACAGGCGTTCTACACCTCCAAGTTTCACTTGTAGTtcacataaaaaaaaatgattttgtGATACCAGGTTGAGAGCACGGTGACGAGAGAGGTCTCagcaaccaacccgttctcgcacttgcttactgtcaatattggcttatttaataagtgcatatgtgacatactaagtgattgtgaatattttagtttatcttgaaaagcttaacatactaagaaggttaggtgaggtcggtgttttctatgaagcttttcaacgtaaactaaaatattcacaatcaattagtatgcacatatgtacttattaaataagccaatattgacagtaagcaagtgcgagaacgggttgcagcaaCGCTGTTTGTCTTCAAACGGAGCATTAAGACGTCCAGTGTCTTCAAACGGAGCATTAAGACGTCCAGTGTCTTCAAACGGAGCATTAAGACGTCCAGTGTCTTCAAACGGAGCATTAAGACGTCCAGTGTCTTCAAACAGAGCATTAAGACGTCCAGCGTCTCAAACGGAGCATTAAGACGTCCAGTGTCTTCAAACGGAGCATTAAGACGTCCAGTGTATTCAAACAGAGCATTAAGACGTCCAGCGTCTCAAACGGAGCATTAAGACGTCCAGTGTCTTAAACGGCGTGATGTCCAGTGACCACCCTCGCCTGCCGTGTGTGTGCggctatcttgtgtgtgtgtgtgtgtaagtctgTTTACACGCAGCTCTCTTGATCTCCTGTGGGCTGGGGTTACAGTAACATTGTTGGCAATTCGTGAGAGTAATCTGGGAAACTTGGAGTGACTTTGTGTGCTCACTGGTCACGATATTCACGAGGCAGGGGTGAGGAGGCaggggtgaggaggaaggggtgAGGAAGGGGCAGGGGTGAGGGGTGCGTAGTGAGGGGCAGTGATGAGGGAGAGAAACACACTAAACAACTATAGCCcgtgcccgctcctgtgccaggtaagttacgggatcaccatagcccgtgctacttgaaacttgttccgagtagctgaatctataacaacaacaacaacacactaaagTATGAAGACCATTCTAAGACATACTAGAAACAATGCCTAATCAATCATTTACCCGGTGTCATAACACTGAGATTACAGCTGCAATGCTGTCATCAAACAATCGAATTGGTATTGGCATctcagctcaaccccccacaggaAGAGCCAAACCGGAATGACAGCGGCTCAGAGGGCCAAACAGACCACAGAACTTGACCCAGCGCGTATAGCATACTGTTAGTCTATCTCCTGTCTATTGGACAGAAGATTGGAGAGAGAGACATGGAAGGCCGTTACAAGCCTGGGTGTTACGACTGGTACACACAATCAATCCTCACAATCTTCCCCACGATTGTTAGCTTGTGCTACAAGCGAGCCATACGTTGGTCCTACAAGTCTTACCTGCTcgattgggttctgggagttcttctactccccaagcttgactcccagcccgaggccagcctTGACTTTTGAGAACTCGGTCCGCCAGACTGTTGGTGGATGGATTATAATTCCTCTTAGTGAATGGATGATATAACCGGACAACAGTGAACGACGCAACAGCAAGCGGTCACCCAGCAGGAACCGGAAGACAGGAACactgaacaacacacacacacacacacacacacacacacacacacacacacacacacacacacacacacacacacacacacacacacacactacaaacacCCAACTGGAAAATTAAGACTGAAACATCCGGTATTTCTCATGGCATATAAAAAAGCGAGCACAGTCAGCCTTGAACTCCCGCCCAcagcagcacgcccacaccagcaCGTCCACACCAGCCCGCCCACACTAGCACGCCCACACCAGCCACCCTCCCCCAAACACCCCCACTAACCCACACCCTCATATGACCTTTcacataaaactaataaaactccATCTCAACTCCGCTGACTCACTACGAAGGTAATCTCTAAAAATACATATAATCAAAGACAAGtggatgtggaggaggaggaggaggaggaggagagcgtgtAGCTAGGACcacggacactaaaaccccgaaatcatctcaagataacctcaagataacgcagggggggggggggcagctagCCCGCCTCAGAAAGTCGCCTGCAGTTAGCTTCGGGttgggataccttgaggttatcttgagatgatttcggggctttagtgtccccgcggcccggtcctcgaccaggcctccacccccaggaagcagcccgtgacagctgactaacacccaggtacctattttactgctaaggaaacaggggggcatagggtgaaagaaactctgcccattgtttctcgccggcgcctgggatcgaacccaggaccacaggatcacaagcccaatgtgctgtccgctcggccgaccggctccctgttaggttgggataggttaggttgggataggttaggttgggatagacacacacagaaatcacaatagcgtgatgcatcaaatgcacagtcgattaaggcagtgtttgggatcctttcggatgtaggttcgaacccttatcacggcccttgtggatttgttcatacacaaggttcgggagccggtcggccgagcggacagcacgctggacttgtgatcctgggttcgatcccaggcgccggcgagaaacaatgggcagagtttctttcaccctatgcccctgttacctagcagtaaataggtacctgggtgttagtcagctgtcacgggctgcttcctgggggtggaggcctggtcgaggaccgggccgcggggacactaaaaatccccgaaatcatctccagataacctccagataCACACCTCACCCCTAACACCTAATCCAATTACTCCCGTAAGGCAAAATTATATAGTAATatcgtcaataaagatgttaatgaaAATAAAAACTCTACAACTTCATGAACAcacttttttttaaagtttgaatTTAAACTCTACTTTTCGAACGTGAACGGGAAGATAAAATCGAACTCTTTTGTTTATACCTTCCAAAAAATTGCTTGCTATACAGGTCCTATCATGTTAggatgagagagtgtgagagagagagaaagagagagagagagagagaaagagagaaagagagagagagagagagagagagagagagagagagagagagagagagagagagagagagagagagagagagagagagagagagagagagagagccagccccCGGAGCCAAGAGAGGTGGAGTCAGCGGTGACGGGGGAAGAGTCAGGTGGCAGCAGTGTGCATGATGAGGTCTTAACCCtgacccttctctctccttctccagcgcctcccttccttccttgcaagttcctccccctcccagccccccccccacacacacaccaccacccccaccatcactcactcactcacacacactcaacctaaattgctgcacagccacatcaggaggaaaacaacagtgaaggaacaggtaatgaaactgaggataggggcagacagattcactacaaacgacaaggaagtgtgtgaggaacgcaataagaaattccaggtcttcccAGTAGAGCAAggaaagtcccagagataagagagggaatatctaaccagacaccactagaggagtttgtcatTACTAGTggagaggtgaggaagcatctgctagagttggatgtgacaaaggctataggaccCGGATGGAACGTCACCATGGATACTatgggaaggagcagaagcactgtgcctgccactctccatagtgtataacaaatcattagtaacaggtgaactgccaaaaatttggaagacggccaagaactcagttcgtacgtttctggttaggctattgtcgaaatattgccggaacaaccatggacatcttcaagaggaaactagatttattcctccaaggagtgccggaccaaccgggctgtggtgggtatgtgggcctgcgggccgctccaagcaacagcctggtggaccaaactctcacaagtcgagcctggcctcgggccgggcttggggagtagaagaactcccagaaccccatcaaccaggtatcaaccaggtattgtaTTTCGGAGTGACAAACGGAGAGAACAGGGTGCTGTAGAGGGGTTCAGACCCATGTAGTGTGGCTGGGGGGTGACCTCGGGGGTGTGGTCTCCCCCGGGTGTCGGTGTGTCACGCTCCCTATTGGATTACCTCTCGGCTCTGCCCCTCCCCCAGCCTCGCTCCAGTGAGATTACCCCCATCTTGTGAGCTCATGACCTCACGACACCGGGCTTCCTTACACGTCTCAAGTAAGGACCCTTCGTATGTGGGCCCCCctcttgacacaaacaagacgggGCCTCATACCAGGCCCAGAAACAAACAGGGCCACATACGAGGCCCCACAAACAAGAGGGGGCCACATACGAGGCCCACAAACAAGACGGGGCCACATACCAGGCCCAGAAACAAACAGGGCCACATACGAGGCTTCACAAACAAAAGGGGGCCACAACTGAAGACTATGATACCAGTTGTATGATGGCCAAGCAAGGCGAGGATGGATTCATCATAGCCGGACCCCCAGCCATGCCGCCTCGTGCTATCACAGTCAAACAACAACAAGTTACTTGCTCACAGTTAGCAGCTATAACTGCCTGCACCAACGTCTGAATGTTGAATTCCACGTACTGTGTGTAAGTCAATTGTCACCACCGTTAGGTAACTATAAATAAGAAATTTAACTAGTGACTACTGTAAATCAACGTTTATTTATTTCATTCATTTCATTCATTTTcatatctctctgtccccctccccccctgtctctctctctctttgtctctgtctctctctctctctctgcctctctctctttctctctctctctgtctctctctctctgcccctctctctctgcccccttctctctctctctctctgcccccttctctctctctctctgccaccttctctctctctctctctgcccctctctctctctctctctgcccctctctctctctctctctctctctctctctctctctctctctctctctctctctctctttctctctctctctctttctctctctctctgtctctctctctctgcccctctctctctgcccccttctctctctctctctctgcccccttctctctctctctctgcccctctctctctctctctctctctctctctctctctctcccctctcaggAATACTATGCATAAAAgcaatataaatatttttttccgtcattttgaccctATTTATGTGGTAGACAATTACCATGGGGGCGTCAACCCGCTGCCAACTAGCGCTTCCATCCCTCCGTCAGACCAACAACAATCAGCAGCTGTACATGGTCTTAACATGTACCAGAAGTTTAAACGTGTCCAGATCAACCCCCTTCCACACGCCTCCCCTCGGGTGCGACACCCCTCCCACACGCCGCCCCTCGGGTGCGACACCCCTCCCACACGCCGCCCCTCGGGTGCGACACCCCTCCCACACGCCGCCCCTCGGGTGCGACACCCCTCCCATACGCCTCCCCTCGGGTGCGACACCCCTCCCACACGCCTCCCCTCGGGTGCGACACCCCTCCCACACGCCGCCCCTCGGGTTGCGACACCCCTCCCACACGCCTCCTCTCGGGTGCGACACCCCTCCCACACGCCTCCCCTCGGGTGCGACACCCCTCCCACACGCCTCCTCTCGGGTTGCGACACCCCTCCCACACGCCTCCTCTCGGGTTGCGACACCCCTCCCACACGCCTCCTCTCGGGTTGCGACACCCCTTCCACACGCCTCCCCTCGAGTGCGACACCCCTCCCACACGCCTCCCCTCGGGTGCGACACCCCTCCCACACGCCTCCCCTCGGGTGCGACACCCCTCCCACACGCCGCCCCTCGGGTGCGACACCCCTCCCACACGCCTTCTCTCGGGTGCGACACCCCTCCCACACGCCGCCCCTCGGGTCCGACACCCCTCCCACACGCCTCCCCTCGGGTCCGACACCCCTCCCACACGCCTCCCCTCGGGTCCGACACCCCTCCCACACGCCTCCCCTCGGGTCCGACACCCCTCCCACACGCCTCCCCTCGGGTCCGACACCCCTCTCCTCGGGTCCGACACCCCTCCCACACGCCTCCCCTCGGGTTGCGACAAGTCCGCCGCCCTCTGGAGAGGTCACACAGGTCACTGGCACTGACCTTGCTTGTACGGCTTCTCTGCTTCACGGCTCAGGCTTCTTTAATGGCTTCgtcgctggctctctctctctctctctctctctctctctctctctctctctctctctctctctctctttcgctatAACATTTTGTCTATATTCATTTTTGAAGAGGGGGaatgtgaggggtagtgaggtcGGGCGTCAGGTCGGACGTGAGGTCGGGCATGAGGCCGGGCGTGAGGTTGGACGTGAGGTCGGGCGTGAGGTCGGACGTGAGGTCGGACGTGAGGTCGGGCGTGAGGTCGGACGTGAGGTCGGGCGTGAGGTCGGGCGAGGCAGCGGCATCCCTTGCAGAGTGCCACAGTACGGGAGGTCCACCAGAGTGCCATTAGTAGTGGCAGGGGTCTGGTTGAGATGAGGTGCCAGGCATGCTGGCCTGGGGATGCTGCATGGGGGGGGGATTAATGATATACATGCTTCGTAAATGGACACGTAAATGCTCGTTGAATCCTGACTCTGGACACTAAGTCTGGAAGATCTCCTAGACAGCGTGACTTATGGCCAGACATCTTGGCAGAAAGCTTAGAAACGCTCCCTTTGTCATAGATTAACTGCATTAGAAGCACcattaattattttatatatttaaaattgtataaaGTACAAgttgtaaagtaaagtaaatatgTACAGGGAAATGAGACACATATTTGTGTAATCATTAAGATCATCTTTGTATAGGAAACTTAAGAAAATCAGTTGTTCAATAGT
This region includes:
- the LOC138359796 gene encoding homeobox protein engrailed-like SMOX-2; protein product: MRPEHHCTLASSSSSSSSSSSSSSSSSSSSSSSSSSSSSSSSSKQVRERVAATLFVFKRSIKTSSVFKRSIKTSSVFKRSIKTSSVFKRSIKTSSVFKQSIKTSSVSNGALRRPVSSNGALRRPVYSNRALRRPASQTEH